Proteins encoded by one window of Sulfurimonas crateris:
- the dnaE gene encoding DNA polymerase III subunit alpha, with protein MSAQPFTHLHLHTEYSLLDGANKLTNLVSQVKKLGMTSVAMTDHGNMFGAIDFYKQMKDADIKPIIGMEGYIHNGETLDDKSTKQRFHICLFAKNQKGYENLMYLSSKAFIDGFYYFPRINKQELREHSEGLICTSACLQGEVNWHLNTANERNVKNGALGYEGAKAVAQEYKDIFGDDFYLELMRHGIGDQLHIDEQVLRLGKELDIKVVATNDTHYTFPGDAQYHEAFMCIGMNKLYDDPNRMRHSVHEFYLKSPEQMARLFADIPEAITHTQEIVDKCNLELKLGDPIPPNFKFTREYAREEGLEINNQDDEPLGDDATKEQKRAWKSAADKNDAEYFIYRCELGLIERLQHVPQERHEEYKKRLEFEMDVINSMKFPGYMLIVWDFVKVAKEMGIAVGPGRGSAAGSLVAYSLGITDIDPMKYDLLFERFLNPERVSMPDIDMDFMQARRGEVIDYVVEKYGRNQVAQIITFGSLLAKGVIRDVARVLDMPLSQADAMAKLVPDELGITLNGKKKGDEFIAGAFQKEPKLQELIQNDANAARVWEFAKKLEGLKRNSGIHAAGVVISNEELWKKTPIYKPSGENVFVTQYSLNYLEDVDLIKFDFLGLKTLDVIDNAIKLIKFRYNKEVVWHEIDENDPKVYDVIRGGNTVGMFQIESSGMQDLNKRLKPDSFEDLIAVLALYRPGPMESGMLDSFIERKHGREKIEYTFDTMEPILENTYGVIVYQEQVMQIVQTIGGFSLGYSDIIRRSMGKKKDMSVYNDEFARGAQSQGLDYAEASKLFDLIEKFAGYGFNKSHSAAYAMITFQTAWLKTYYPNEFMAALLTSDKDNTDKVVRYIDETKRMGIELSPPDICDSQLEFSAITKDEREIVLFGLGAIKGVGEAAVLSILETRKEGGDFTSLQDFVNRIEPSKVNKRVIESIIKAGGFDRFGFSRKALLDQIEYIVDTAKDASQARKNAIGSLFGDDSEITMVELKLTNSSEYELKEILEFEKETLGFYVSGHPLDEFREKIDELDYTLSSEIESAKDGSYAIFIGKVEEITKKTSKKGNQFGIVSLMDFHGNIEVMLFADKLEELQGMNLNEPIAIKAKITHTEMFTRIGVSKLMTLKEAKKETQKTKKEVREVEPEPLEPINLAIRLDSDMRVLEDLYRVVRQNPGKRELKITIISKLQNVVIDSAIRVDGKLIAALEGNEEVDIIAS; from the coding sequence ATGAGCGCTCAACCATTTACCCACTTACATCTTCACACCGAATACTCACTTCTTGACGGTGCAAATAAACTTACAAATTTGGTATCGCAGGTTAAAAAGCTCGGCATGACAAGCGTCGCTATGACCGACCACGGAAATATGTTCGGCGCAATCGATTTTTACAAACAGATGAAAGATGCCGACATAAAGCCGATAATAGGGATGGAGGGCTACATCCATAACGGCGAAACGCTTGATGACAAAAGCACGAAGCAGAGATTTCATATCTGTCTTTTTGCAAAGAATCAAAAGGGGTACGAAAATCTTATGTACCTCTCTTCAAAAGCTTTTATAGACGGCTTTTACTACTTTCCTCGTATCAACAAACAAGAGCTGCGCGAACACTCAGAGGGGCTGATCTGCACAAGCGCGTGTCTGCAGGGCGAGGTGAACTGGCACTTAAATACGGCAAACGAGAGAAATGTAAAGAATGGAGCACTCGGATATGAGGGTGCAAAAGCGGTCGCGCAGGAGTACAAAGATATTTTCGGCGATGACTTCTACCTAGAACTAATGCGCCACGGCATAGGCGATCAGCTCCATATTGACGAGCAGGTGCTTCGTCTGGGAAAAGAGCTTGACATCAAGGTCGTTGCCACAAACGACACCCACTACACCTTTCCTGGTGATGCACAGTATCACGAGGCGTTTATGTGTATCGGGATGAATAAACTCTACGACGACCCAAATCGTATGCGCCACTCCGTGCATGAGTTTTACCTAAAATCCCCAGAGCAGATGGCGCGTCTTTTTGCCGACATACCCGAAGCCATCACCCATACACAAGAGATCGTAGACAAGTGTAACTTGGAGCTAAAACTGGGTGATCCGATCCCTCCGAACTTTAAGTTTACAAGAGAGTACGCAAGAGAAGAGGGTCTGGAGATAAACAACCAAGATGATGAGCCTCTGGGAGATGATGCGACCAAAGAGCAGAAGAGAGCTTGGAAGAGTGCGGCGGATAAAAATGATGCCGAGTATTTTATATACCGCTGTGAACTCGGACTTATAGAGAGGTTACAGCATGTTCCTCAAGAGAGACATGAGGAGTATAAAAAGAGACTAGAGTTTGAGATGGATGTTATCAACTCAATGAAGTTTCCCGGCTATATGCTTATAGTCTGGGACTTTGTCAAAGTTGCCAAAGAGATGGGTATTGCGGTAGGACCTGGGCGTGGTAGTGCGGCTGGAAGCCTTGTCGCTTATTCGCTTGGTATTACCGACATTGACCCGATGAAGTATGATCTGCTTTTTGAGAGATTTTTGAACCCGGAACGTGTAAGTATGCCCGATATAGATATGGACTTTATGCAGGCTCGCCGTGGAGAGGTGATAGACTATGTTGTTGAGAAGTATGGGCGAAATCAGGTCGCACAGATAATCACGTTTGGTTCGCTTCTGGCAAAAGGTGTCATCCGCGACGTAGCTCGCGTTCTTGACATGCCGCTCTCTCAAGCCGATGCGATGGCAAAGCTTGTTCCTGACGAGCTTGGAATAACACTCAACGGGAAGAAAAAAGGAGATGAGTTTATTGCGGGAGCTTTTCAAAAAGAGCCAAAACTTCAAGAACTCATCCAAAACGATGCAAATGCCGCAAGAGTTTGGGAGTTTGCTAAAAAACTCGAAGGGCTTAAGCGCAACTCGGGGATACATGCGGCAGGTGTGGTCATCTCAAATGAAGAGCTCTGGAAAAAGACCCCTATCTATAAACCATCCGGCGAGAATGTTTTTGTAACGCAATACTCTCTTAACTATCTTGAAGATGTTGATCTTATCAAGTTCGACTTCTTGGGGCTTAAAACTCTCGACGTGATCGACAACGCCATAAAGCTTATAAAATTTCGTTACAACAAAGAGGTTGTCTGGCACGAGATAGATGAAAACGACCCTAAAGTTTACGACGTTATACGCGGCGGAAACACGGTGGGGATGTTCCAGATAGAGAGTTCTGGTATGCAGGATCTAAACAAGCGTCTAAAGCCCGACAGTTTTGAAGACCTTATCGCGGTCTTGGCACTCTACCGTCCGGGACCGATGGAGTCGGGGATGCTTGACAGTTTTATCGAGAGAAAGCACGGCAGAGAGAAGATAGAGTACACTTTTGATACGATGGAACCAATTTTAGAGAACACATACGGGGTCATCGTATATCAAGAGCAGGTCATGCAGATAGTTCAGACCATCGGAGGCTTCTCTCTTGGCTATTCAGATATTATCCGCCGCTCTATGGGTAAGAAAAAGGATATGTCCGTCTACAACGACGAGTTTGCAAGAGGTGCGCAAAGCCAAGGTCTTGATTATGCTGAGGCATCCAAGCTATTTGACCTCATTGAGAAATTTGCTGGGTACGGTTTTAACAAATCGCACTCTGCGGCTTATGCGATGATAACCTTTCAGACCGCATGGCTAAAGACATACTATCCAAACGAGTTTATGGCGGCGCTTCTAACCTCGGACAAAGACAATACCGACAAGGTCGTACGCTACATAGATGAGACCAAAAGAATGGGCATTGAGCTCTCTCCTCCAGATATTTGTGACTCACAACTAGAGTTCTCGGCGATCACAAAAGATGAGAGAGAGATAGTCCTTTTTGGTCTTGGTGCTATCAAAGGAGTCGGAGAAGCTGCCGTTTTATCAATTTTAGAGACTAGAAAAGAGGGCGGCGACTTCACTTCGCTTCAAGATTTCGTCAACAGGATCGAGCCTTCAAAAGTGAACAAAAGAGTTATAGAGTCCATCATAAAAGCTGGCGGGTTCGATCGGTTCGGCTTTTCAAGAAAGGCTCTGCTTGATCAGATCGAGTATATAGTAGATACTGCAAAGGATGCCTCTCAAGCCAGAAAAAATGCCATAGGAAGCCTCTTTGGAGATGACTCCGAGATAACTATGGTCGAGCTTAAACTTACCAACTCTAGCGAGTATGAGCTAAAAGAGATACTGGAGTTTGAGAAAGAGACTTTGGGCTTTTACGTCTCAGGGCATCCGCTAGATGAGTTTAGAGAGAAGATAGATGAGCTTGACTACACGCTCTCTTCGGAGATAGAGAGTGCAAAAGACGGTTCTTATGCCATCTTCATAGGCAAGGTCGAGGAGATAACCAAAAAGACATCCAAGAAAGGGAACCAGTTCGGCATAGTAAGCCTTATGGATTTTCACGGAAATATAGAGGTGATGCTCTTTGCCGACAAGCTTGAAGAGCTTCAGGGAATGAACCTGAACGAGCCTATCGCCATCAAGGCAAAAATAACGCATACCGAGATGTTTACAAGGATCGGCGTCAGCAAGCTAATGACACTTAAAGAGGCGAAAAAAGAGACGCAAAAGACGAAAAAAGAGGTGCGTGAAGTAGAGCCAGAGCCGCTAGAGCCGATAAACCTAGCCATAAGACTCGACAGTGACATGAGAGTTTTGGAGGATTTGTACAGAGTTGTACGTCAAAATCCAGGAAAAAGAGAGCTGAAAATCACCATTATCTCAAAACTGCAAAATGTCGTAATCGACTCGGCTATAAGGGTTGATGGCAAACTTATAGCTGCGCTTGAGGGCAATGAGGAAGTGGATATTATTGCTTCATAG
- a CDS encoding AAA family ATPase: MELIFYKKAKGSFLPESGQLSVYLRVDNWNDFSYRTLYEIILFDENGSKYDLGYIKIANFGQTIEERIELEEKFDRLDDGYFSLGQSAEYYQTIQSLNPRLKELLLAGLRDIVFNEELQARALEEDVTKISLLRGTSLVTIQGQYKRILNGGAVLTPYDFSYKTIQTGNEAGYELSFNVVPESNPPTNIHVLIGRNGVGKTHLLNNMVKSFIGVEDAKGEFKQAEDEWEESGDFFSRVVSVSYSAFDPFNPYSENQYSHYSYIGLKKEELETTKSHDELAKEFFESIRYCFGVGKKEKWVNAVKSLESDPLFAEINITQLIDISLDEQRTIRLFKRLSSGHSIVLLTITKLVEKIEEKTLVLLDEPEAHLHPPLLSAFIRALSDLLINKNAVAIIATHSPVIAQEVPKSCVWKLSRFGYEAKAERFETETFGETIGKLTREVFGLEVNESGFYKLLSEDVNTGKTYEQIIRKYNDQLGFEAKLLLRALLNNSSNDDEEELF, translated from the coding sequence ATGGAGTTGATATTTTATAAAAAAGCAAAAGGTTCTTTTTTACCTGAATCTGGACAATTATCTGTATATTTAAGGGTGGACAATTGGAATGATTTTAGTTATCGCACACTTTATGAAATAATCCTTTTTGATGAAAATGGAAGTAAGTATGACTTAGGATATATAAAGATTGCTAATTTTGGACAAACAATTGAAGAAAGAATTGAACTAGAAGAAAAATTCGATAGATTAGATGATGGATATTTTTCTTTAGGACAAAGTGCAGAATATTACCAGACCATTCAAAGTTTAAATCCAAGATTAAAAGAATTATTATTAGCTGGTTTGAGAGATATTGTTTTTAATGAAGAATTACAAGCAAGAGCTTTGGAAGAAGATGTAACAAAAATATCATTACTAAGAGGTACGAGTTTAGTAACAATTCAAGGGCAGTATAAAAGAATATTAAATGGTGGTGCAGTTCTTACGCCATATGATTTTTCATATAAAACTATACAAACTGGAAACGAAGCTGGTTATGAGTTATCTTTTAATGTAGTACCAGAATCTAATCCACCAACAAATATTCATGTATTGATAGGTCGAAATGGTGTAGGGAAAACGCATTTACTTAATAATATGGTTAAAAGTTTTATAGGTGTTGAAGATGCTAAAGGAGAATTTAAACAAGCAGAGGATGAGTGGGAAGAATCTGGAGATTTTTTTTCACGAGTAGTATCTGTATCATATAGTGCATTTGACCCATTCAATCCATATTCTGAAAATCAATATTCACACTATTCATATATTGGATTAAAAAAAGAAGAATTAGAGACAACAAAAAGTCATGATGAATTAGCAAAAGAATTTTTTGAAAGCATAAGATATTGTTTTGGTGTTGGTAAAAAAGAAAAATGGGTAAATGCTGTAAAAAGCTTAGAATCAGATCCTCTTTTTGCTGAAATTAATATTACTCAATTGATTGATATATCATTAGATGAGCAAAGAACTATAAGATTGTTTAAAAGATTAAGTTCTGGTCATTCTATTGTATTACTTACGATTACAAAACTAGTTGAAAAAATTGAAGAAAAAACATTGGTGTTGCTGGATGAACCTGAAGCACACTTGCATCCTCCACTTTTATCGGCATTTATTCGAGCATTGTCTGATTTGTTAATAAATAAAAATGCAGTAGCAATAATAGCTACACATTCTCCAGTAATTGCACAAGAAGTTCCTAAAAGTTGTGTATGGAAATTAAGTAGATTTGGATATGAAGCAAAGGCTGAACGATTTGAAACTGAAACCTTTGGTGAAACGATTGGAAAATTGACTCGTGAAGTTTTTGGTTTAGAAGTAAATGAATCAGGATTTTATAAATTACTCAGTGAAGATGTAAATACAGGAAAAACTTATGAACAAATTATCCGAAAGTATAATGACCAATTAGGATTTGAAGCAAAATTATTATTAAGAGCATTATTGAATAACAGCAGTAATGATGATGAAGAGGAATTATTTTAA
- a CDS encoding HNH endonuclease, whose translation MRIIPKPNISPVRAYVACYSSFANPVIQNNFKSIASFINTQSMLYDTNANNMNLYTFQPHVVVQGTISKNDMKTLYKNNMVQNKRGRKIYDKLLSLAPLSRCPYCGVGEVSTLDHYLPKAEFPIFSVLPHNLVASCKDCNTGKLASYATTQNTQTLHPYYDDFTTQQWLYARVLQTSPVSIEFYVNPHATWNQVDKDRVKEHFVNYKLYGRFAMQAANVLADLREEFILYNSTPLDIQQELQKKARSYESRYKNSWETAMYQALYQDQWYYNGGYQ comes from the coding sequence ATGAGAATAATTCCTAAACCAAATATCTCTCCTGTTAGAGCTTATGTGGCATGTTATTCTAGTTTTGCTAATCCAGTGATACAAAATAATTTTAAATCTATTGCCAGTTTTATTAATACACAATCCATGTTGTATGATACAAATGCCAATAATATGAATTTATATACTTTTCAGCCTCACGTAGTAGTACAAGGAACTATTTCAAAAAACGATATGAAAACATTGTATAAAAATAATATGGTTCAAAATAAAAGAGGGCGAAAAATATACGATAAGCTATTATCTTTAGCACCGCTTAGTAGATGCCCGTATTGTGGAGTTGGTGAAGTTTCAACCTTAGATCATTATTTACCCAAAGCAGAATTTCCGATATTTTCTGTATTACCGCATAATTTAGTAGCTAGTTGCAAAGATTGTAATACTGGTAAATTAGCAAGCTATGCAACTACGCAAAATACACAAACATTACATCCATATTATGATGATTTCACAACTCAACAATGGCTGTATGCTAGAGTGTTGCAAACTTCTCCAGTATCAATAGAATTTTATGTGAACCCTCATGCAACTTGGAACCAAGTAGATAAAGATAGAGTTAAAGAACATTTTGTTAATTACAAATTGTATGGAAGATTTGCTATGCAAGCTGCAAATGTTTTAGCTGATTTAAGGGAAGAATTTATTTTATACAATTCAACTCCTTTGGATATTCAACAAGAACTTCAAAAAAAAGCAAGAAGTTATGAGAGTAGATATAAAAACTCTTGGGAAACTGCTATGTATCAAGCATTATATCAAGACCAATGGTATTACAATGGAGGATATCAATAA
- a CDS encoding PDDEXK nuclease domain-containing protein, whose translation MKPVKNDDLYLNIKNILQSARDNAYRQVNFIMVEAYWNIGQQIVEEEQNGKDRAEYGSYLIKELSTKLTKDFGKGFTQQNLRNMRQFYNCFPIRSTLCGELSWSHYRLIMRLDNPQARLWYTEESAKASWSVRALERQIGTHYYERLLSSKEKQPVINEAKENTKDLQLTPKDIIKDPYVLEFLDLKQNNAFYESDLESALIEKIQEFLLELGRGFAFVARQKRIKTETSDFYIDLVFYNYMLKCFVIIDLKKGKLTHQDVGQMDMYVRMYNDLEKAENDNPTIGIILCADKDNTVVKYSVLNDNENLFVSKYQLYLPSEEELKAEIERDVLEFGLK comes from the coding sequence ATGAAGCCAGTAAAAAATGATGATTTGTATCTGAACATAAAAAATATCCTCCAGAGTGCTAGAGACAACGCCTACAGACAAGTGAACTTCATAATGGTTGAGGCTTACTGGAACATCGGTCAGCAAATCGTAGAGGAAGAACAAAACGGAAAAGATAGAGCCGAGTATGGTTCATATCTCATCAAAGAACTCTCTACTAAACTAACTAAAGATTTTGGGAAGGGGTTTACCCAGCAAAATCTTAGAAATATGAGACAGTTTTATAACTGTTTTCCAATTCGCTCCACACTGTGTGGCGAATTGAGTTGGAGTCATTATCGACTTATCATGAGGTTAGATAATCCACAAGCACGACTTTGGTACACAGAGGAATCCGCCAAAGCAAGCTGGAGTGTAAGAGCCTTAGAGAGACAAATCGGCACGCATTACTATGAAAGATTGCTCTCAAGCAAAGAAAAACAACCAGTCATAAATGAAGCTAAAGAGAACACAAAAGATTTACAGCTCACTCCAAAAGACATCATCAAAGACCCTTATGTTTTAGAATTTTTAGACCTCAAACAAAATAATGCTTTTTATGAAAGCGACTTAGAATCCGCTCTCATCGAAAAGATACAAGAATTTTTACTAGAACTTGGACGAGGTTTTGCATTTGTAGCCAGACAAAAAAGAATCAAAACAGAGACAAGTGACTTTTACATAGACCTAGTTTTTTATAACTACATGTTGAAATGTTTTGTTATCATAGACCTAAAAAAGGGAAAACTAACCCATCAAGATGTAGGGCAGATGGATATGTATGTGCGAATGTATAACGACTTAGAAAAAGCAGAGAACGACAACCCGACCATCGGTATCATACTCTGTGCAGACAAAGACAATACAGTCGTAAAATACTCCGTCTTAAACGACAATGAAAATCTGTTTGTGTCGAAGTATCAGCTCTATTTGCCGAGTGAAGAAGAGTTGAAGGCGGAGATAGAGAGGGATGTTTTGGAATTCGGGTTGAAGTAA
- a CDS encoding DUF167 domain-containing protein, with the protein MRAQDLEHGFYEWDGDVLVLNILGTPMAKKDVILKPKGNQLKVSVKAQPQNGRATDYMVSFLAKEFGVSSSDIEVVYGRESIHKQLRIKAPKKLSGGIEFE; encoded by the coding sequence ATGAGAGCGCAAGACCTTGAACACGGTTTTTACGAGTGGGACGGCGACGTTTTGGTGCTAAATATACTCGGCACGCCTATGGCAAAAAAAGATGTCATACTTAAACCAAAGGGCAATCAGCTAAAGGTTAGTGTAAAAGCGCAACCCCAAAACGGACGGGCAACGGACTATATGGTCTCGTTTCTGGCAAAAGAGTTTGGCGTAAGCTCATCCGACATAGAGGTGGTTTACGGGCGTGAGAGCATCCACAAACAGCTTCGCATAAAAGCGCCCAAAAAACTCTCAGGCGGCATAGAGTTTGAGTAG
- a CDS encoding M18 family aminopeptidase: protein MMTKDDFNEGLLGFLDASPTPFHATQNMAGMFENAGFVKLSEVEKWSLKKGERYYVTRNDSSIIAFTYPGSKEYVIVGAHTDSPNLKLKPNPVIKEHGVVKFGVEPYGGVLLNTWFDRDLSLAGRVSYLDAKNIIKDALIDAQKPIAIIPSLAIHLDREVNEKKSVNAQTDITPILSTSEEFSFELFLKEQLKSSGVDDAVELYANELSFYDTQKASFVGLNSEFIASARIDNLLSCYVGMLSICSIGEDKPMLFIASDHEEVGSESTSGAGGSFLESTLKRMFGDFEEYTQMIRSSMLISADNAHAIHPNFPSKHDSNHAPLINKGSVVKVNANQRYASNSKTISRFMNVASSINEPIQNFVTRSDMGCGSTIGPITASRLGIETLDVGLPTFAMHSIRELCGSDDAYSLYKIILGFND from the coding sequence ATGATGACAAAAGATGATTTTAACGAGGGTTTACTTGGCTTTTTAGACGCTTCGCCGACGCCGTTTCACGCAACGCAGAATATGGCCGGAATGTTTGAGAACGCCGGCTTTGTAAAGCTTAGTGAAGTAGAGAAGTGGTCTCTGAAAAAAGGCGAGAGATATTACGTCACCCGCAACGACTCATCTATCATAGCTTTTACATATCCGGGCTCGAAAGAGTACGTTATAGTCGGTGCTCACACGGATTCGCCAAACCTAAAACTAAAGCCAAATCCTGTTATAAAAGAGCATGGAGTCGTAAAGTTTGGAGTTGAGCCTTACGGCGGAGTTTTGCTAAACACTTGGTTTGACAGAGATCTCTCTTTGGCGGGGAGAGTGAGCTATCTCGATGCAAAAAATATCATAAAAGACGCACTCATAGATGCCCAAAAGCCCATAGCGATCATCCCCTCTCTTGCTATTCATCTCGATCGTGAGGTAAATGAGAAAAAAAGCGTAAATGCCCAAACTGACATAACGCCTATCTTATCTACCTCTGAAGAGTTCAGTTTTGAGCTCTTTTTAAAAGAGCAGTTAAAGTCAAGCGGCGTGGATGACGCAGTGGAGCTTTATGCGAACGAGCTTAGTTTTTATGATACACAAAAAGCCTCGTTTGTGGGTTTAAATAGTGAGTTTATTGCAAGTGCAAGGATAGACAATCTGCTTAGCTGTTACGTCGGGATGCTCTCCATCTGCAGCATCGGCGAAGATAAACCGATGCTCTTTATTGCAAGCGATCATGAAGAGGTTGGGAGCGAGAGCACGTCAGGGGCAGGGGGCTCATTCTTGGAGAGCACGCTAAAACGTATGTTCGGTGATTTTGAGGAGTATACTCAGATGATACGCTCATCTATGCTTATAAGCGCCGATAACGCTCATGCCATTCATCCGAATTTCCCAAGCAAGCACGACTCAAACCACGCTCCGCTTATCAACAAAGGAAGCGTTGTAAAGGTAAATGCAAACCAGCGATATGCATCCAACTCAAAGACGATCTCAAGGTTTATGAACGTCGCATCCTCCATTAACGAGCCGATTCAAAACTTTGTAACAAGAAGCGATATGGGCTGCGGCTCTACCATCGGTCCCATAACAGCTTCAAGACTCGGCATTGAGACTCTGGATGTCGGACTTCCGACATTTGCTATGCACTCCATCAGAGAGCTTTGCGGAAGCGATGATGCATACAGCCTTTATAAAATAATCTTGGGGTTTAACGACTGA
- a CDS encoding sensor histidine kinase translates to MSGITPDELNLLIEQTYKVEKEFNELKASYAHLQDTVEEVVEFLPNAIWILEKDGGVFLQNSQAKSLGKLFELLELKNDDYEVQFDSKSYLIKSSSYKEKLLLSATDITEQKRKENLATMGQMAAHLSHEIRNPIGSISLLSSTLKKRVLPENVAIVEEIQKSVCRIERIIKATLMFSKGVHANKAPFMWSELQDALNMAVGYYDYTKEITFIFPQQKFILNADKDLLEMLFSNFLTNAIDAIELDDNDYGSVEILYESDDEFHKFYIYDSGVMIENTKELFEAFKSTKVKGNGLGLVLSRQIAEAHGGSVELLSSKRKGFEIKLAL, encoded by the coding sequence ATGTCAGGCATAACACCCGATGAGCTGAACCTTCTAATAGAACAGACCTACAAGGTTGAGAAGGAGTTTAATGAGCTAAAAGCCTCTTACGCACATTTGCAGGACACAGTTGAAGAGGTTGTCGAGTTTTTGCCAAATGCCATCTGGATATTGGAGAAGGACGGCGGCGTTTTTTTGCAAAACTCTCAGGCAAAATCACTGGGCAAATTATTTGAGCTTTTGGAGCTTAAAAATGATGACTACGAGGTACAGTTTGACTCAAAATCCTACCTTATAAAAAGCTCTTCATACAAAGAGAAACTGCTTCTGAGTGCCACCGATATAACCGAGCAGAAGAGAAAAGAGAACCTCGCAACTATGGGACAGATGGCGGCACATCTCTCTCACGAGATAAGAAACCCTATAGGCTCTATCTCGCTTTTAAGCTCAACTCTTAAAAAGAGGGTTCTTCCCGAAAACGTGGCAATTGTCGAGGAGATCCAAAAGTCGGTATGCAGGATAGAGAGGATCATAAAAGCCACGCTGATGTTTAGCAAAGGCGTTCATGCGAACAAAGCGCCGTTTATGTGGAGCGAGCTTCAAGATGCTCTGAATATGGCTGTGGGATATTATGACTATACAAAAGAGATTACATTTATATTTCCGCAGCAGAAGTTTATACTAAACGCCGACAAAGACCTTCTGGAGATGCTTTTTTCAAACTTTCTGACAAATGCCATCGATGCGATAGAGCTTGATGATAATGATTATGGAAGTGTTGAGATACTCTATGAGAGTGATGACGAATTTCATAAATTTTACATATATGACAGCGGCGTGATGATAGAAAACACAAAAGAGCTTTTTGAAGCGTTTAAGAGCACGAAGGTCAAAGGAAACGGGCTTGGGCTTGTTCTCTCAAGACAGATCGCCGAGGCTCACGGGGGAAGTGTTGAGCTGCTTAGCTCAAAAAGAAAAGGATTTGAGATAAAACTTGCGTTATGA